GAAAAATTTTTCATCTGTTAGCACCGATAAACAGCTTGCGCCATTTTGTGTGTATGCAGAAGTTACTTCAACTACATCTGCTTTATCATTTATAATTCCCTTAGATGGAGATTGACGTTTAAACTCAGCAATGATGCCGGTTTTTGTTTCATCCAATAAAAATTGCTTTAGAGAGAACGTTGGTCGTGCAAATAAACTACTGCTTTCTAATTGAGCTGTACTTATCAATTTTTTTTTCTCTTCTATAGCTAAAGCTTTATTTTCTATTATAGCGTCAAGTATAGTCATTAAGCGTTAATTAATTTTTGTAATGATTGATAAGCTTTGCCGCTTTCTAAACTTTCAACGGCAAGCTGATAGCATTCATCGTAGTCTTTATATTTCCCTGTGCATTGCAATGCCATTGCTGAATTAGCCAGCACCACTGCATTCTGCGACCAGGTTCCTTTTCCCTTTACTATATCTAAAAATATTTTTGCTGATTCTTCCGGAGTAGTACCACCTACTATATCTTCGGCATGTACTAATTTTTTACCGATGATCTCCGGTGCAATTATTTGTTCGCCTTTATTGGTGAACACTTTTGTATCTCCTGTTAAAGAAATTTCATCATAACCATCCAATGCATGAATAATGGTAAACGCATTGCCTGTTTGTTGCAACAGGTAATTATATATTCTTGCCATCTCTAAATTATAAACCCCGATCAGTTGGTATTTGGGAGATGCAGGATTTACCAATGGTCCAAGCATGTTAAAGAATGTGCGAACACCTAAATTTTTTCTTATTGGTCCGACAGCTTTTAATGCAGGATGAAATAATGGCGCATGTAAAAAACAAATGTTAGCCCGCTCTATTTCTTCTCTCAATACATTCGCATCATTTTTAAATTTATACCCCAATTGCTCCATTACATTAGATGCGCCGCTAACAGATGTTGCACCATAATTACCATGCTTGGCTACTTTACTACCGGTGCCTGCAACAATAAAACAACTTAAGGTTGATATATTGAATGTATTTTTCCCATCCCCCCCGGTGCCGACAATATCCATTACTTCAAAGCCTTCCATATCTACTTTAACACACAATTCCAATAATGCATCTCTGAAACCTTGCAATTCCTCAATGGCAATACTTCGCATAAGGAATACCGTTATGAAGGACGTAACTTCATTTTCATTATACACTCCTTTAGAGATGTCCAGTAAAATTTCTTTTGCTTTTTCTCTGGAAAGTGTTTTATGTTCGAACAAATATTGAAGTATCTTTTTCATTATTATTATTTCAGCCAGTTTCTCAAAATTGTTTCTCCATCAGGAGTTAACACACTCTCCGGATGAAATTGCACTCCCTGCACATCATACTTTTTATGTTGCAATGCCATGATAAAACCATTTTCATCTTCTGCTGTAATTTCCAGTTCAGCAGGAAAATCTTTTTTATCAACTACCCAACTATGATAACGACCGATCTCTATTTCAGAAGGCATCCCTTTGAATAAAGGTGCATTCTTATCCAATAATTTACAACTGGTGGCTACTCCATGATATACGGTGCTTAAGTTAGTTAATTTACCTCCAAAAGCTTCGCCAATTGCCTGGTGCCCCAAACATACGCCCAATATAGATTTTGAAGGCGCATATTCTTTTATCAAAGGCAATAATAAGCCGGCTTCTTGCGGAACGCCCGGTCCCGGTGATAAAATTATCTTATCGTAATCTTTTACTTTTTCTAAAGCAATTTCATCATTACGATATACATCCACTTTCTGATGCAATATTTTCTCCACCAAATGCACCAAATTGTAAGTAAATGAATCGTAATTATCGAACACTAAAATTTTCATCTTATATAGTTTGCGCCAATTCAATAGCTTTTTTCAATGCGTTTAACTTATTATTTACTTCCTGCAATTCGCTTTCGGGTTTAGAAGCTGCCACTACACCTGCTCCTGCCTGGCATATCAATGTATTATTCTTACTTAAAAAAGTGCGGATCATGATCGCATGATTACAACTTCCATCAAACCCTATAAACCCGATAGCGCCGCCATAATAGTTACGAGCCACATTCTCATATTCATCGATCAACTGCATGGCTTTATATTTTGGCGCACCGCTCAATGTACCTGCAGGAAAACTTACCGCCAGCATTCTAAACGGATTTGTACCGGGGTTAACCGTTCCCGTTACTTCACTTACCAAATGAATAACGTGTGAATAATAGGTAGTCTTTTTATACTGTGTAACTGTTACATCGCTGCACATGCGGCTTAAATCATTACGAGCCAGGTCAACCAACATCACATGCTCTGCATTTTCTTTTTCATCTTTCTGTAATGCTTCTGCTGCAACCTTATCTTGCTGATCATCTCCGGTTCTTTTAAAGGTTCCTGCAATAGGATGAACAATAGCTTTCCCTTTTTCAACGATCAACTGACTTTCCGGAGAAGAGCCCATCAGTTTATAATCCCCATAATCAAAATAAAATAAATAAGGACTTGGATTGATGCTGCGTAAAGCCCTGTAAACATTAAATTCGTCACCTGTGAATGACCGTTGAAACCTGCGGCTCAAAACAATCTGGAACACATCTCCGCGATAACAACTGGCGATTCCTTTCTTTACCATTTCAACATATTCTTCATTGGTAAGATTAGAAGTTTCATCATCATTACTCTTGAACGGGAAGGTTGGTACATCCTTACTTTTAATAAGACTTTCCAACAGATCCAATTCGCTATTAATCCCTGCAATCTTATTTTCGCAAATAAACAATTCATCTTTAAAATGATTGATTGCAATAACGTATTGATACAAGCGATAACGTAATCCTCCTACTCCATCCAATACATCTTCATTGTGCAATTTGATGGTATCAAAAAACTGCACGGCATCATAATTGGTATAACCGTATAAGCCCTGTGCAAATTTTGCTTCTTTGCTTTCGGAAGGTTTTATGTCAAACCGTTTCATAAAACTCCATAAAGTATCAGGCACCTCCATAGGATTATTAATGTTTGTCTTTTCAGGCTGTTGTCCCGGCAACTTATATTCTATTAATTGCGGGGTTTTAACTTCAATACCGGCGATCGCATTTACCCCAATAAAGGAATAGCTGTTTTCACTTGCATGAAAATCGGTGCTTTCCAATAAAATAGTATCACGAAAGCGATCACGCAAGCGCAGGTAAATACCTACTGGTGTAAACACATCTGCCAGCATTTTCTTTACCGAAGTTTCTATCTCTATTTTTTTCATTTCTTCTATCAATTAAAAAAGCCTCGACACGTTGTGCCAAGGCTTTACTTATTTAAAATACATTTATAGCAAAAGGCACAATCAAATTATTTTGATTGCCACCACCAGCTGATATTTGTATAATTTTTTGTCATTTATTAATGCAAATATGCGGATGAATTTTTAATTCCACAAATTTTTGTTGCTAATTTGCTTCAAATTAAAAAAATGACAGTTACAATATTCGGCGCAACAGGAACAGTAGGCAGGCAACTAGTAAAACAAGCTTTATTTAAAGGTTACAAAGTAATTGCGTTTGGAAGAAATGTTTTTACGACTGATTTTCCTAAGGATGATAACCTTGAATTATTACAAGGCGCTTTGTTTGACGAAGAACAAGTATATGATGCTGTGAAAGGTAGCAACGCTGTGCTTTCTGCAATTGGCGGCGCTTTTGACGGAACAGACAAAGCACGCTCCCTGGGAATGAAAAATATTATTAACCAAATGGATAAAGCAGGTGTTGAGCGTATTGTTGCTTTGGGAGGAATGGGAATTCTGAATGCGGATGACGGCACTTTACTAATTGATGGAGAAAACTATCCGCAACAATATGTGCCTGTTGGATTGGAACATAAAAAAGCCTACGAACATCTAAAAGCAAGTAATTTAGATTGGACATTCGTTTGCTCTCCTGATATCATCAATGCTGATGCAACAGGAGAATTTGTTGTAAATGCAGACTATCCCCCCACTCCTAATAAGTACAAAATAAATGCAGGCGATCTTGCCCTGTTTATGGTAAACGAATTAGAAAAAAATGAGTTCATTAAACTTCGGGTAGGAATATCGAACTAAAGAACATGCGAAAGAAATTATTGATAGCGTTTTTGATCATTTCATCCATAGGCAGAGCACAAAAAATAGACAGCATTTTTGTTGATCTTTATACGGATAGCTTAAAAAAGGGAACGTATAATTATATCAATATCGTCGGTCGTTTATCAAACGGAAGATATTTGCCTTTGGATAGCACCGACATTCAATTTACATCTTCTGCAGGAAGATTTTTCGGTAATAGCTTATGGGTTGAACCTGATTTCAACGAAGATAAAATTCATATAACAGCAACACTCAAACGTGATCCTGCTTTCCGCAACGAGTTTGATATGTACATTAAGAAGAAACCTGATGATGAACATTTGAAAACAACGGAAGAAATAATGAATGAACTGAAGAAAAAGAAAAATTAATTTTCTTGTAATCGACTTTGTACTGCTATCAGCATTTTTGTATCATCTGTTAGCTA
The Ferruginibacter albus DNA segment above includes these coding regions:
- the trpD gene encoding anthranilate phosphoribosyltransferase, which translates into the protein MKKILQYLFEHKTLSREKAKEILLDISKGVYNENEVTSFITVFLMRSIAIEELQGFRDALLELCVKVDMEGFEVMDIVGTGGDGKNTFNISTLSCFIVAGTGSKVAKHGNYGATSVSGASNVMEQLGYKFKNDANVLREEIERANICFLHAPLFHPALKAVGPIRKNLGVRTFFNMLGPLVNPASPKYQLIGVYNLEMARIYNYLLQQTGNAFTIIHALDGYDEISLTGDTKVFTNKGEQIIAPEIIGKKLVHAEDIVGGTTPEESAKIFLDIVKGKGTWSQNAVVLANSAMALQCTGKYKDYDECYQLAVESLESGKAYQSLQKLINA
- a CDS encoding anthranilate synthase component II, with product MKILVFDNYDSFTYNLVHLVEKILHQKVDVYRNDEIALEKVKDYDKIILSPGPGVPQEAGLLLPLIKEYAPSKSILGVCLGHQAIGEAFGGKLTNLSTVYHGVATSCKLLDKNAPLFKGMPSEIEIGRYHSWVVDKKDFPAELEITAEDENGFIMALQHKKYDVQGVQFHPESVLTPDGETILRNWLK
- a CDS encoding anthranilate synthase component I family protein, with protein sequence MKKIEIETSVKKMLADVFTPVGIYLRLRDRFRDTILLESTDFHASENSYSFIGVNAIAGIEVKTPQLIEYKLPGQQPEKTNINNPMEVPDTLWSFMKRFDIKPSESKEAKFAQGLYGYTNYDAVQFFDTIKLHNEDVLDGVGGLRYRLYQYVIAINHFKDELFICENKIAGINSELDLLESLIKSKDVPTFPFKSNDDETSNLTNEEYVEMVKKGIASCYRGDVFQIVLSRRFQRSFTGDEFNVYRALRSINPSPYLFYFDYGDYKLMGSSPESQLIVEKGKAIVHPIAGTFKRTGDDQQDKVAAEALQKDEKENAEHVMLVDLARNDLSRMCSDVTVTQYKKTTYYSHVIHLVSEVTGTVNPGTNPFRMLAVSFPAGTLSGAPKYKAMQLIDEYENVARNYYGGAIGFIGFDGSCNHAIMIRTFLSKNNTLICQAGAGVVAASKPESELQEVNNKLNALKKAIELAQTI
- a CDS encoding NAD(P)-dependent oxidoreductase; translated protein: MTVTIFGATGTVGRQLVKQALFKGYKVIAFGRNVFTTDFPKDDNLELLQGALFDEEQVYDAVKGSNAVLSAIGGAFDGTDKARSLGMKNIINQMDKAGVERIVALGGMGILNADDGTLLIDGENYPQQYVPVGLEHKKAYEHLKASNLDWTFVCSPDIINADATGEFVVNADYPPTPNKYKINAGDLALFMVNELEKNEFIKLRVGISN